A portion of the Rhodococcus pseudokoreensis genome contains these proteins:
- a CDS encoding glycerate kinase: MRKRTPTVVLAPDSFKGSLSAVDVAAAMAAGVRAVLGADVRIVQCPLADGGEGTLQTFLSAGNAEPRVIHAHDALGRPRNARYGLSNDGRVAIIEAAEANGLPHVADVPPAPLRADTFGVGEIAVSALEDGVDEILLCIGGSATTDGGTGMLRALGVRFLDEDGRDVEPGGTGLGDIVAIDESQLHPRARSVRWRVATDVDNPLCGENGAAAVFGPQKGATADQVRELDSGLGQLAIALRTAYGADVLALRGAGAAGGMAACLNAILAAELVPGSDLVTETVGLRSLCADADLVITGEGAFDAQSLQGKVVQGVVRQTPPECPVIVIAGTVRLSAAEIRAARIAAAFSIARGPAELHELLDNTAELLQEATAQVVGLIDSQWSRPAPTHLRVTADSPS; encoded by the coding sequence ATGCGAAAGCGCACACCTACCGTTGTCCTCGCTCCCGACTCGTTCAAGGGGAGCCTCTCCGCCGTTGACGTCGCAGCCGCGATGGCCGCCGGTGTCCGCGCAGTGCTCGGCGCCGACGTCCGGATCGTGCAGTGCCCCCTCGCGGACGGCGGTGAGGGAACATTGCAGACCTTCCTCTCGGCGGGCAACGCCGAGCCCCGGGTGATCCACGCTCACGATGCCCTCGGACGCCCGCGGAACGCCCGCTACGGACTGTCCAACGACGGCAGGGTCGCGATCATCGAGGCCGCGGAAGCGAACGGTCTGCCGCACGTCGCGGACGTTCCACCGGCACCGTTGCGGGCGGATACCTTCGGCGTCGGCGAAATCGCCGTGAGCGCACTGGAAGACGGCGTCGACGAAATCCTTCTGTGCATCGGGGGCAGCGCAACCACCGACGGCGGCACCGGGATGCTCCGCGCACTCGGTGTGCGATTCCTCGACGAGGACGGTCGCGACGTGGAACCCGGCGGTACCGGGCTCGGTGACATCGTCGCCATCGACGAGTCGCAACTGCACCCCCGGGCGCGGTCGGTGCGCTGGCGCGTCGCGACCGACGTCGACAATCCCCTCTGCGGGGAGAACGGGGCGGCCGCGGTGTTCGGGCCGCAGAAGGGCGCGACGGCCGACCAGGTCCGCGAATTGGATTCCGGACTCGGACAGTTGGCGATCGCTCTCCGCACGGCGTACGGCGCCGACGTTCTGGCCCTGCGCGGAGCGGGAGCGGCCGGCGGCATGGCGGCCTGCCTGAACGCGATCCTCGCCGCGGAACTGGTGCCCGGCAGCGACCTCGTCACGGAAACGGTGGGACTGCGGTCTCTGTGCGCCGACGCAGACCTGGTGATCACGGGGGAGGGGGCGTTCGACGCGCAGTCGCTGCAGGGGAAGGTGGTGCAGGGCGTCGTCCGTCAGACGCCGCCGGAGTGCCCTGTGATCGTGATCGCCGGTACGGTTCGCCTGTCCGCAGCCGAGATTCGCGCCGCCCGGATCGCGGCCGCGTTCTCCATCGCCCGTGGACCGGCGGAACTCCACGAATTGCTCGACAACACCGCCGAACTCCTCCAGGAGGCAACCGCTCAGGTCGTCGGACTGATCGACAGCCAGTGGAG